TTTCTTTAGGCAATGAATTTGCAACAAAATTCCTAGAATTAATTCACAATGAATCTATCCGTAAACAAAACGCGGTAATGAATTCACAGGAACAACCAACAGCAGAAGCATAATGAATCAACAAGTCATCAAGCTGACGCACCCATCAAAAAAAATAAAAGGCACGGTTCAACTGACAGGATCAAAATCCGAGAGCAACCGTGCTCTTATTATCCGCTCGTTGAGCAAGGGACAGGTTGATATAGCGAATCTGTCCGAGGCTGCTGATACGGTGACTTTAAACCGTGTATTGCAGATCGCATCAGATCCCCAACCCGGCTACAACACGATTGACATCGGTCCGGCAGGTACAGCAATGCGCTTTTTAACGGCCTATCTGAACCTTGTTCAAGGAAACTTTATCCTTACGGGGACCGAACGCATGCAACAACGGCCAATCGGTATATTGGTTGATGCCATGAAGGAAATTGGAGCTGACATTCATTATGAAAAAAAAACCGGTTATCCACCCCTAAAAATAGAAGGCGGCATATTTCAAGGAAAGGGCCGTGTCCGGATAAAAGGCAACATCAGTAGTCAATACATCTCGGCGCTGCTATTAATTGCTCCTGCATTGAAAAAAGGGCTTACATTGGAAATCGAGGGTGAACTGACTTCCAGACCCTATGTATCCATGACCCTCGATATGCTAAAAAGCGTCGGCATACAGCATGAGTGGACAGCGAATGAAATACATATTGCCCCACAGACTTTTTCAAAAAGCACGATTTATGTGGAGCCAGATTGGAGCGCAGCTTCTTACTGGTACGCTATTGTAGCTCTGGCAGAAGACGGAGCATCTATCGTCTTACCTGGGCTTAAAAAAGACAGTCTTCAAGGAGATATTGCAATTGTCGATATCATGACCCATTTTGGCGTGCAATCCAGTTTTGAATCCGATGGCTTGCATCTTCATAAAACAGCAATAGATTCGAAAAAAACGTTATTTGATTTCAAAGAATGCCCCGATCTCGCGCAGACTGTCGTCGTTGTCGCTGCAGCTTTAGGTCGTGACGTTTCATTTACAGGTCTTGAAACATTAAAGATCAAAGAAACTGACCGAATTGCCGCTTTACAGACTGAGATAGCAAAATTTGGTGCTGAATTGATAGCAGATAACGAAACCTATCATCTTAAAACAGCACAGGTATTCCAGCCAAAAGAGGTGACTTTTGATACCTATGAGGACCACCGTATGGCAATGGCGTTTGCGCCCCTTGCATTGGTTTTTGACCAGATCAAGATTGCGGAGCCAATGGTTGTAGAAAAATCGTATCCTGATTTCTGGAAACATCTGCAGGCCCAATCTTTTATCATTGACTAATATTTAAAAACCCGGGAGATGTATGCTCCCGGATTTTACAACCTATATACACGCTATTAATAGCTTTAATGGCAACGAAAGAAGTACTACCCGCACACAACCCAGACATGATTAAAAATAATCAAAATTGATAAAGTTGGGTTTTACAGTAGCGTTTTCATTGCATTTAAAGGCAAATTTATCTAAGTTTATTGAAATTTAATTCTTATGGCAGGAAACTCATTTGGCGATTTATTCAGAATCAGCACTTTTGGCGAATCACACGGAAAAGCGATCGGTGTAATTATTGATGGTTGCCCCTCAAATATAACGATAGACGAAGAGTTTATACAGTCTGAACTAGATAAACGGAAACCGGGACAGTCCAGAATTACCACACAACGAAAAGAAAGTGATACCGCTCAGATACTATCAGGCGTATTCGAAGGGAAGTCGACCGGAACTCCGATTGCCATTGTTATACCAAATGAAGATCAACGTTCTAAGGACTATACCCACATTAAAGATATCTTCAGGCCTTCCCACGCGGACTTCACCTATCAGATGAAATATGGTATCCGAGACTACCGTGGCGGTGGCCGCTCTTCAGCCCGTGAAACAGCCGCCCGCGTTGCTGCAGGAGCTGTTGCAAAGAGCTTTTTACAACAATTTGGCATCGAAATCTTCGCGCATGTTTCGGGTGTGGGTACGATCGAAGCGCCCAATTTGGACACCAAAGATCTTAAAGCCCTGCTTGAGCTACGTGAATCCAATATCGCACGCTGTGCTGATCCGGCCACAGCCAATGAAATGGTCGAATTTATAGATTCAGTAAGAAAAGCGGGTGATACAGTAGGTGGGCGCATTTCGGCGGTGGTAAGACATGTTCCTGTTGGACTTGGAGAACCCGTATTTGACAAACTTCATGCTGACCTCGCAAAAGCGATGATGAGCATTAATGCCGTACACGGATTTGAATATGGATCAGGTTTTGCAGGTTCAGAGTTGCGAGGTTCCGAACATAATGATATATTTGTAGCAGATGACCATGATTTAAATCAAGTGCATACACATACCAATTTCTCAGGGGGAATACAGGGCGGCATATCAAACGGTATGGATATTACTTTTAAAGTAGCATTTAAACCTGTTGCCACCATCATGAGAGATCAAGAAACAGTAGATATCCATGGCAACCCGGCCATCGCAAGTGGTAAGGGAAGACATGATCCTTGTGTTGTTTCGAGAGCGGTAATTATTGTAGAAGCCATGGCGGCACTTGTGATTGCGGATCATCTACTTAAACATCAAAGTTACAAACATGCTGCAAGATAATTATGTCGTAGGTGTTGATATTGGAGGCACTCATATTTCTGCCTGTATCATTGATACCAAACAATGGAATATACATTTAGAGAACGTGGTCAGAAACCACGTTTTTTCTCAAGGAGATGCTAAAACGATTTTACACACCTGGGCTTCCACAATACAGAATAGTATTGCTACCTCACCCACTGCTATTCAATTCATTGGCATAGCAATGCCGGGGCCTTTTGACTATGAAAATGGTATCTCTAAAATGTTAGGACAAAGCAAGTACGACAACTTGTACGATCAAGACATTAAAAGCCTTTTATCTGCTGAGTTGGGTTTACCTTCTACAGCTATTCACTTTATCAATGATGCAGCGGCTTTCCTACAGGGAGAGATATTTGTACAGAACCTTCAGACCAATCCGAGAATACTCGGGATTACTTTGGGGACAGGCTTAGGATCTGCGGTATGGAATAAGGGCGAGAAGGCCTTCGATGCAGACCTCTGGAATACACCTTATCAGGAAAGCATCTTTGAAGAATATCTTGTAACAAGGTGGTTTGTCAAACGGTTCAAAGAAATCACAGAGAAAGATGTCACTGGTTTAAAAGAAATTTTGGACAATCATAGAGAAACTGCTGCATTCGCAACCATCAAAGATGAATACGCAACACATCTATTTGATTTTATGCAGTTTTTTGAAGAAAAATATCAGACTAATCTCTTTATTATTGGTGGTAATATTGCGAGAGCACTTCCTATCTTTATTGCAGATCGGGAAGAATTCAATAAATTCACCATTCATACAGCTATATTGGGTGAGAAGGCAGCCATGATCGGCGCCGCAAGTATTTTCAGTTAGTCCAAGGACTTAAAACACAAAATAAGCATTTCCCCTAAAAATGAATGCTATTCAAAGAGTGTCTTACAAGAAGCTCTTTGAATAGCATAATTAAAATAACAGATCCAAAGAAATATCCATTTATTCAAACATAGATGGATATTTTTCTGGATTACCCTCATGCATGATCGCATACACAGTTTCCACAACATCATCCGAAGATGGTTTCGAGAAATAGTCACCATCCGAACCATAGGGAGGTCGGTGCGCTTTTGCTGTCAATGTTCGAGGCTGGCTATCAAGCAAATAATAACCATTTTGATTTTCAAGTATTTCCTGTAGTATAAATGCAGCAGCACCCCCAGGTACATCCTCATCCACTACTAACAACTTATTTGTTTTTTTCAGAGATTCAGCACATAATTGTCCTTTGTCAAACGGCAACAAGGTCTGGGCATCGATAATCTCGATAAATATCCCCAAACGTTCCAATTCTACAGCAGCTTCTTCGACAACGCGTAACGTTGAACCATAGGAGACTACCGTAATATCCTGTCCTTCTTTAATGCGCTCAGCATAACCGATTGGCACTGTAAATTCACCAACATTCTCCGGCAAACGTTCTTTGAGGCGATAACCATTCAGACATTCAACGACAATAGCCGGTTCATCTGAACGGAAAAGCGTATTATACATTCCAGCAGCCTGCGTCATATTGCGTGGCACACAAACATGCAATCCTCTTAAAGAGCCCAATATCACAGACATCGGTGATCCCGAATGCCATACACCCTCCAGGCGGTGTCCGCGGGTACGAATAATGACTGGTGCTTTTTGTCCTCCGAAAGTACGATAACTTAAGCTCGCTAAATCATCACTGGCAACCGTGATTCCGTAGATCAAATAATCTAAGTATTGAATTTCAGCAATTGGTTTTAACCCACGAATCGCCAATCCGATCCCTTTACCGATAATTGAATTTTCTCGGATCCCGGTATCAAATACGCGATGCGTACCGAGCTTATCCTGTAGACCTGCAAATCCTTGGTTGACATCCCCTATTTTCCCCACGTCTTCCCCGAATGCTAATAAACGTTCATCACGTTGAAAATTTTCTTCAAAACAAAGATTCAACACTTCCCGACCATCCACAATTTTAGAATCTTCATTATAAATCGCTTCTACTGCAGGCACATTGAAGGGAGAATCAACACCATCAGTAAATAATTTAGAATTATACCGCTTCTCGTTAATTTCTTGTTTAACCTTATACCAATTCAACAATTCCTGACGGCCTTCCGTATGTTTTTCCTTTAACTCATGCAATATCTTCCGGACCTGTCCATACACCTCTTTCAGAGAAGGCTCTACCATCGATTGCAGTTTTTTTGCTGCGAAGTCCGCTTTTTCATTTGGAATTCGTGACAATAAATCAATGGCTTCTTTTGCTTCAAGCGTCAAAGTTCTGATATAATCAGTCCAAGCCCTTTTTTGTTCCTGACGGACAAAATCCTTGGCATCACGATCCAACTGGTCCAGCTCTTCATCCGTAGCGATACCCGAGCTTTGTATCCACTCCTTCATTTTCGCGATACAGTCGAAATCCGTTTCCCACTGCAAGCGTTCCTGAGATTTATAACGTTCGTGGGATCCCGAAGACGAATGCCCTTGTGGTTGTGTCAATTCGGTCACATGGATCAGACATGGGATATGCTTTTCTCTTGCTATATTTGCGGCCTGTTCGTATGTTTCACACAAGCCTGCATAATCCCAACCTCTTACTTTAAAAATTTCAATTCCGTTTGTCAACTCCTCCTTTTGGAAACCCTTGAGTATTTCAGAAATATCACCTTTTGTAGTCTGGGTTTCATTCGACACCGAAATTCCGTAACCATCATCCCAAATAGAAATAACTGCAGGAATCTGATGTACTCCAGCAGCATTGATGACTTCAAAAAACACACCTTCTGAGGTCGCAGCGTTCCCTATTGTACAGAAGGTAACTTCATTTCCTTTATTCGAGAAATAGGACAAATAATCCAAATTTCTATTTTGTTTATATAATTTAGATGCTAGTCCTAAACCCAAAATTCTGGGCATTTGCCCTCCTGTGGTAGAAATGTCCGAAAAGGAATTCTTCTGTACCGTTTGATCAAGCCAATTCCCCTGATCATCCAGCACCCGTGTAGAAAAATGACAGTTCATTTGCCGACCGGCAGAAGAAGGATCCGCCTCAACATCCGGATGCGCATATAATTGGGAGAAAAAACGATAGACATCACTGATGCCTGAAGCAAATATAAATGTCTGGTCACGGTAATATCCTGATCGCCAATCGCCATTTCTGAAGACTTTAGCCATCGCAATTTGTGCCAACTCTTTTCCATCGCCAAAAATACCAAACTTCGCCTTGCCTGTAAGCACTTCCTTACGTCCCAATAAACTTACGTAACGACTTTCCAAAGCGGTCCGATAATCATTCACAATAATCTTTTTGAACTCGTCAAAGCTCAAAGTGGAAATAGATTCATTGTTTTGGTCAAATGCAGTATCAAACATATTCTTTTTTGTTTCAACAAATTTAACAAAAATATTATTCTATATAATTGGTGTTTGTCAAATAATTTGACAATCAATAGTTCGTATTTGAAATAGAATATTCTAATTTCTCAAATTAGTACTTTTTGAGAAAAATTCCTAATTTTTGCAGATTTTTAATTAATATAGATAGGGATTAAACGCTAGCGGGCGGGATCAGAAATACATAGCTCTCTGATCTCCTAAGACAAAGGCTCGGGATTGAGATAGATCTTCTTTTTAATTTTAACTTTTTACTGTGAATTTTTCGACATTACAACTCAATAAACTCCTTTTTTCCAACATTGAAAAACAAAAGCTTTCGGTACTGACAACCGTCCAGGAACGGGTGATCCCTGCTATATTAGCTGGTCAAGATTGTCTGGCGATTGCTCCTACGGGAACAGGAAAAACCGAAGCTTTCACTATCCCGATCGTACAACATTTATTGGAAAAGGAAGAAAGAGAACATGCCTCCGTACTTATTCTGCTTCCAACACGCGAACTCTGTATCCAAACGAAAGATCGAATTGCTAAACTGATTGAGGGTACAGGTCTCGATATCGCCAGCTTTTATGGTGGCGGAACTTACGACAGCCAGCTTGCGGCCTACCCTAAAGCTCAGCTGATCCTGGCTACGCCAGGCAGACTGCTCGACTTTCTAGAACAACAGGTTGTTGATCTAAAAGGGATAAACACTCTAGTCATTGATGAATTTGATCAATTGCTCGATCTTGGCTTTGCACTAGAAATCAATAAAATTATGCAGGCACTTCCCACCGAAAGACAGTCTATTTTCGTCTCGGCGACACGCACAGCAGAGATGGATAAGATCATTCTAAAAAGACTCAAAAATCCGATAGAAGTCACAGTAGAAGATCATCTTAAAAAAGGAAAAATAAGCGAGTATGTGTTGTATGTCGATAAAAACGACAAGAAAAATCTAGTCCGTTACCTTCTTGAAAACAGAATTAAATCACAGGCCCTTATTTTCACGCGGACGGTACATGCTGTGGAACGGATTGAAGCAGACCTCCATCGAAATGGCATTTCGGCACTAGCACTATACGGTGATAAGTCGCAACAGCAGCGTGAGGAGATTGTCGCCAAATTTAGAAATAAAGAAAACAGGGTTTTGATTGCGACGGACTTGCTGGCAAGAGGCATAGATTTCCCCGATTTGGAAGCTATCATAAACTATGAAGTACCGGACTTCCCAGAAATATATACACATCGTATCGGAAGAACAGGCCGCTCTCAGACCGACGGTACGGCCATCACACTCTGCGATGCCGAAGACAACCAGAAGTGGATCAAGCTACAGTTATCATTAAATAAACAGATACAGATTGACGATCAACATCCCTTTTTATTGAGTTGGGAGAAAATGCTGTCCAGTAGCCAAAACAATGGCCGAAAAGGACAATCAAAATCAAGAAAACGTCGTTAAATTATAATTATTCTTTTACTTTTACCTGCAATTAACAAAATCACAGTCCAAGATGAGTACAATACATTTATTTGACGATAGTAACAATGCGAACGACAATCGCTTAGGGGATCTGGAAAAAACCATCATCATTAATAATCTGATGGAGGTTCCTTTTGCAGAGCGGGATGAATTATGGCGTGATACCTTCTTAAATAACATCGCAGAGTGTACATTGAAACTCGCCGAAACCGAAGTAGTCATCGGTCCGGATGGATTTCCTTATTTCCAGTTGGAAAGTGTCCCCAAAGATCAGAATTTTCAGGCCTTTGTGATCAAAAACCGTTTAAAGGATTTTGTACTACCAAAAGGCTTTGGTATTGCCATTAATACACAAAATGAAAATCCAGACTGGATATTTACCTATGGCGATCTGGTCAATTATTTCCTGAATGAGGAATTTTATACAGACGAGAGTATTTTTTCGCAAAAAAATGAGCAAACCACAATCGGTAAAGATGAAGAAATTTTAGTTGGCCAACCCTCCGAAACGATCCTACCTTATCACGTTCGTACACAACTGCGCGAGTTTTTGGATTATTATGGTGTCAAGAATGCCAAAATTATGCTTATCGCACGTAATTATAAAGACGAAGAAAAGGCCTCTCAAGATCTGGCATTTAATATCGTTGCCAATCAGTTTAGAACAGAGAAAGAATTTACGAATATCATGGAAGCAATAGGTTGGTTTTTGCCAAGACATTATTCCTATATCGGGTTGGATGAATTTGCGGTTGAAAATGGTTTCATGCCATTATAAAAGAAAAAATTTGATTATATAAATAGAGAATAAATAATGTTTCCATTTAACGTAAGAGTATACGGGATATTGATCAACGAGAAACAGGAAGTGCTGATCAGTGATGAAAGAACGGAAAATGTTTCATTTACCAAATTCCCCGGTGGAGGGCTAGAGTACGGAGAAGGTCTATTGGAGGCTTTAATTAGAGAATATCAAGAAGAGTGTGCATTTGACATTGACGTCGTTAAGCATATCTATACAACTGATTTTTACGAAAAATCAAGCTTCAACGACAGTCAGATTATATCAATTTACTATCAGGTCAAAAATACATCAGCCATTCAGATCAGAACGACTACTAAAGCATTTGATTTTGATCTGGATCAGAAAGTCGAAGATAATAAGCGTCAATCCTTCCGATGGGTTCCGTTACATACACTTTCCATAGAAGATCTGACATTTAAAACCGATCAGATCGCCTGGTTGGAATTTTTGAAAACAATCAAATGATAATAAATTTCTAATTTTCGTCGATTTTATTTGTATTTAAAAAATAAACATATATCTTTACGTAAACCAATGGAAATACTTTGTTTTTTTAAAGTATTGACCTTAATAACTACATTTTATTATTTTTTTGATATCTCGCTAAGACGAGATGGGTGAAGAGGGAAGTGATATCAAACAGACATTGGTTTATTGAATTTGTAAATTCCTAGTCCTATAGGTTTTTTAATAGTTAGTGTGATTTTATGGCGATACTCCCCGTATCGCCTTATTTTTTTATCATTCCATTCACTATGTTTCACCCCTAGCGTTTATCTATGCATCTTGTCTGCTTTGTAGTGTTATTATCAAACAAGAGTACTATTTGAATGCGACGAAAGAAGCAAAACACAAATTCTTGTGTAGTACATCTATATCTTTAAATCCGACCTTAGCCAATAGCTCAAGCTGATAGACCAACGATCGCGGTGTATCCTCATGTTCCACATAGGCAAAAACATGGTCACGATACGCTTCGTTTTGCAAGTTAGTCAAATACGCACCATATTTTTCACGATAGATCAGCTGTTGAAGAGGGGCACTATTTTGTTCGATTAAATCGAAAATCCATACACTCCCCCCGCTTTTGAGAAGTTTAAAAAGTTTGCGAAATGCGGTCTCCCAATCTTGATCGTCTCTCAAATGATGCAAAACTGCTGTCGCAATAATCACATCAAATTTCTCCTCGAACAGATCGGCCTGTCGAAAATCGCCTTTAATCAAATGAACTGCCCCAGTTGTAAGTACGCCAACACGTTCTTTGGCTCGCTCCAACATAGGTAAACTCAAATCGACCAAGGTAACATCTGGATTGGACCTGACTTTCTGAAGCAGTTTCACATCATAATTACCTGCACCGCAGCCGATATCCAACACCTGCTCAAGATTCGGATAGAGCGATGAAATTGCATCTGTTATGAGTTCCATATTCCACACCGCATCCAATGTAGTCGCCTGACCTGTTTCTAAATTAGAGAACCGTTCGACATCTTTGTCAAATCGCGTTTCAATTTCTTGTAATGTCGCCTTATTCATAGCTAAATAAATATTTGTGAGCACAAATGCTCGGTTTATCATTCCATGGAAATATCGAATATCCAAGTTATTTTCATAAGCGCTTTTTGCATTCTATGCATTGATATCACCTATAAATTTTAATTATTTAAAGGTAGGGTTAACTCAAATTCATTAAAAATATTTATTTTGTCATCGATTCATACCAAAAAAGTATCAATGGAAATCCGACATCTTATTTATTTCAAAACAGTAGCCGAGGAACTCCACTTCGGAAGGGCTGCTGAGCGGTTATTTATGTCCCAACCACCGTTAAGTCGACAAATCAAAGATCTTGAAGATGAGCTGGGCGTTATACTCTTTTTCAGAACGAACAAAAGGGTGGAACTGACCGAAGCGGGTAAATACTTTTTGGAAGAGGTTGTTGAGATACTTCAAAATTTAGAGCATAGCAAAACTATCACAAAACAGATCCATAACAATATTTCAGGTGAGTTTAAGTTGGGTTATATCAGTTCCACACCAAAGCAGATGTTGGCAACGGTATTGAAACAGATTCAACAAAAATTTCCCTATCTAAGGGTCAGTTTGTTTGAGACATCAACACAAAAACAAAAAGCTGCGTTGGAAAATGGAAAACTGGATCTCGGTATTATGCGTGCCCCTATTTACGCGAGCGAACTCCTTATCACCCCCTTATTCGAAGACCCGATGGTTATTGTGGGATCCACGGAAGTAGACTTCAAGAACATCAATTTTTTCAATGAGAATTTTATCTCTTTCAATCAAAAATATGCTTCTGAATATCATCGCCTAACAATCAATACCTGTAATCGCATGGGGTTTGAACCCAAAATTGTGCATCAAAGCAATTCCATGTCTTCTATCCTCGAACTTGTTTCTCAGGGATTAGGTTTGGCTGTTGTCCCGGCATCCACAATAAAACAGTATCCACATCTAAAATTGAAAATCCTCAAACTTGATGACACAGATAGTAAAACAGAGGTAATTTTGGTTTCGAATATAAAAAGTAAGAATAGTGCTCTTGCTGAATTTATTCAATGTATTCAAAAAGAATATCTTAAATTCAATAAAGGTTAATAACCAATCCTGATTATTTTGTTCACGTACACAGCATGAAAAAGACCATCATTTCCCTCTTTCACTTAGCACTGTTGCTCCCCGTATTATTGTTCGGACAGGAGACTCCAGAAATTGACCAAAGATTGCAGACCATTATGCAACGATATCAAGCAATAGGACTTAGTGTAGTACTTGTAAAAAACAACCAGATTTATTTTCATAAGAATTATGGCAACAAAAATATTGAGGACAAGACTTTGCTAAATGACGATGATATCTTTCGGATCGCTTCCATATCAAAGTCGTTTACCGCGACCTCTTTTATGCAGCTTTTGAAACAGCGGCGCTGTTCTTTAGATGATGATTTCGGAGATCTTATTGGTTTTCCGATTAGAAATCCAAATTATCCCCAGGAAAAAATTACCCTTCGGATGATACTTTCTCACACCTCGAGCATTAATGATCAAAACGGTTATTTTAATCTGGATGTTATTAATCCAACCAAAAATCCGAATTGGAAAAGTTCTTATAATAATTATAGACCAGGCAGCCAATATCAGTATTGTAATCTAAATTTTAATATGGCCGGCGCCGTATTGGAGAAGCTGACTCAGATGCGTTTTGATAACTACATCTCCAAAAACATTCTTAAGCCATTGAATCTTTATGGTGGATATTGTGTTGACTCGCTAGATCATTTGAGATTAGTCCCTTTATATTCATTCGATAAAAAAGCTAATATTATCGAAGAACTGAATGCATATGCACCCAGACGTGATGAACTTGCAAATTATCAATTGGGCTATACGACTCCTGCACTCTCCCCGACTGGTGGAATGAAGATATCGACACTCGATCTTGCAAAATATATGCTTATGCATATGAACTACGGTACGGGTAACGGAAAGAAAATAATGGATAAAAAATATGCAAAGATAATGCAAACTGCTGTTAATAAAGATGCAGGGTATGGCCTCGCTATTATGAACGAAAATACGGTAATTCCAGGTGTTATATTAACGGGACATACGGGATCTGCTTATGGCTTATACAGTGCAATGTTTTTCAATCCTGTAAAAAAATATGGATTTGTAGTAATCACCAATGGCTGCAACATACCTGATAGCGAAAATTTTAATCCGCTACTCAAAGACTGCATCCGCGCCTTATATGACACGTATATAAAATAGGCTGAAATTCAGCAAAAAGTTTTACAATTTTTATTTTCAACCGTTTATTTTCAACTGCGAAAAAAGGGCTTAATAAACCGAAAAGCTGGAACACATTCAGAATCAAACTTCTGTCTTTCAGCCATAAAAATACCCCCAAATAGTTGAACACTATTTGGGGGTATAGCGTATTTCTTGCTTTTTACTTATTTCTTATTTCCCACCCAGTTTACAATCGCCGGATCCAGTGGATTGGTAGCTGATCGAAAGCGATGTACTAATTTACCATTTTCGTCAATCAGGAATTTTTCAAAGTTCCATTTAATCTCTCCTGTAAAATCGGGATTATCCTGCGTGATCAGATATTTGAATAAAGGCGAAATCTGCTCCCCTTTTACTTCTACTTTTTCAGCCATTAAAAAGTCTACTCCATAGTTCTGTTCACAGAATTCTTGAATCTCTGTATTGGAGCCTGGTTCCTGTTGTCCAAAGTTGTTCGCCGGAAAACCAATGATAACCAATTTGTCTCCAAATGTCTTGTGTAGTTCTTCCAGGTCCTTATACTGTTTCGTAAAACCACATTTAGAAGCTGTATTGACAATCAATATCTTCTTTCCTTTGAAATCGGACATTTTCACCTCTTGCCCTTCCAGCGTCTTAAAAGTGAAATTATAAATTTCGGGATTGCCAAATAACATTGACATATACACCATAATAGTTGCTACAATCATATTTATTTAATTTAAAGACTCAACAATGAGTTACTCTCTCTTTCCAGCACTGCACTGAACAATTCGTTAATAGGTGACTTTAGTATTGTTCCGACCTTGATCTGATGTGTTTCACACACTTCACGCAATAACAAATCAAAGCTATAAGCAATTGAGCCAACAAAGTGGCATTCATACTGTGTATAATCTGCATAAGTCAAAATAGAGGCCTGAACAAACTCTTCAAAACCACCTTTTACCAGATCAATAATAAATGGATGGGTAATATTATCAGACATAAATGGCGCAAAAGAGGCTAAAAAAGCATTTGGCCGTTCTTTCTGGTACACATTTTT
The window above is part of the Sphingobacterium sp. ML3W genome. Proteins encoded here:
- a CDS encoding class I SAM-dependent methyltransferase, giving the protein MINRAFVLTNIYLAMNKATLQEIETRFDKDVERFSNLETGQATTLDAVWNMELITDAISSLYPNLEQVLDIGCGAGNYDVKLLQKVRSNPDVTLVDLSLPMLERAKERVGVLTTGAVHLIKGDFRQADLFEEKFDVIIATAVLHHLRDDQDWETAFRKLFKLLKSGGSVWIFDLIEQNSAPLQQLIYREKYGAYLTNLQNEAYRDHVFAYVEHEDTPRSLVYQLELLAKVGFKDIDVLHKNLCFASFVAFK
- a CDS encoding LysR family transcriptional regulator, translating into MEIRHLIYFKTVAEELHFGRAAERLFMSQPPLSRQIKDLEDELGVILFFRTNKRVELTEAGKYFLEEVVEILQNLEHSKTITKQIHNNISGEFKLGYISSTPKQMLATVLKQIQQKFPYLRVSLFETSTQKQKAALENGKLDLGIMRAPIYASELLITPLFEDPMVIVGSTEVDFKNINFFNENFISFNQKYASEYHRLTINTCNRMGFEPKIVHQSNSMSSILELVSQGLGLAVVPASTIKQYPHLKLKILKLDDTDSKTEVILVSNIKSKNSALAEFIQCIQKEYLKFNKG
- a CDS encoding serine hydrolase domain-containing protein produces the protein MKKTIISLFHLALLLPVLLFGQETPEIDQRLQTIMQRYQAIGLSVVLVKNNQIYFHKNYGNKNIEDKTLLNDDDIFRIASISKSFTATSFMQLLKQRRCSLDDDFGDLIGFPIRNPNYPQEKITLRMILSHTSSINDQNGYFNLDVINPTKNPNWKSSYNNYRPGSQYQYCNLNFNMAGAVLEKLTQMRFDNYISKNILKPLNLYGGYCVDSLDHLRLVPLYSFDKKANIIEELNAYAPRRDELANYQLGYTTPALSPTGGMKISTLDLAKYMLMHMNYGTGNGKKIMDKKYAKIMQTAVNKDAGYGLAIMNENTVIPGVILTGHTGSAYGLYSAMFFNPVKKYGFVVITNGCNIPDSENFNPLLKDCIRALYDTYIK
- a CDS encoding glutathione peroxidase, yielding MIVATIMVYMSMLFGNPEIYNFTFKTLEGQEVKMSDFKGKKILIVNTASKCGFTKQYKDLEELHKTFGDKLVIIGFPANNFGQQEPGSNTEIQEFCEQNYGVDFLMAEKVEVKGEQISPLFKYLITQDNPDFTGEIKWNFEKFLIDENGKLVHRFRSATNPLDPAIVNWVGNKK